A genomic stretch from Mycosarcoma maydis chromosome 3, whole genome shotgun sequence includes:
- a CDS encoding uncharacterized protein (related to SUR1 - required for mannosylation of sphingolipids), producing MASLLSRRASHILLVLLGLFLAGTIVVLTTANAYFSIDTSAYILPQELGTWEQIQSGASPDGPDGRDARIPWLNKLTYHNSSANPIASHSASVLDANELVARPQPWRDNTPKQWDPSNPKEKIPRIIHQTWKDDHLPPRWQAIHDECAAMHPDYEYMLWTDADSRKFIDEHYHWFINVFDAYPYPIQRADAIRYFVLHHYGGIYMDLDIGCLRRFDPLLRFEVILPKTHPVHHQYLTNYPTVMFSTGPMFVSASYGLYVDVHGPAYPSTPKQPEAGFKGVRVLPKSLYGKNVKPADAPDAFFSHFYGSSWHANDAGFLIFLRKYGRLLILVGVGVVLYGLLRTLLPTLLWRLGGYKGSFGRASRRSAREPGRWISLAIGTSQSVSRRRSKRRSISTADHDESVALHAMAHHETVASTSAANPGRLSMPAPRPTRLSLPLFQLQDSEPMNDAPPQSVLAWMGQTLSRPSSRNDSMRELQANARTDSPSKKKGILYLPAYFVRGDDASSSGSQQLSPSSSASSQQLQSNAVAPNSAASPTHSLGQWASSLLPANWRGPSPAPSHASRRSRMSQDVDVESLGSNADADADDDDHDNWTSQCASEQDPLIHPSLFSRASLDARSEDPASHYAPPPYVHAQAACVSAEKPRP from the exons ATGGCATCGTTACTATCGAGGCGTGCCTCGCATATCCTactcgtcctcctcggcctcttTCTAGCAGGTACCATTGTCGTCCTCACCACCGCCAATGCCTACTTTTCCATCGACACCTCGGCCTACATTTTGCCCCAAGAACTGGGCACCTGGGAGCAGATCCAATCCGGCGCTTCTCCAGATGGTCCAGATGGCCGCGACGCTCGCATTCCATGGCTCAACAAACTCACCTATCACAATTCCAGCGCGAACCCCATCGCTTCCCATTCAGCTTCCGTGCTTGATGCCAACGAGCTGGTGGCTAGACCCCAGCCGTGGCGCGACAACACGCCCAAGCAGTGGGACCCCAGCAATCCAAAGGAAAAGATCCCACGCATCATTCATCAAACTTGGAAGGACGACCATCTTCCACCGAGGTGGCAGGCCATCCACGACGAGTGTGCCGCCATGCATCCCGACTACGAATACATGCTCTGGACGGATGCCGACTCGCGCAAGTTTATCGACGAGCACTACCATTGGTTCATCAACGTCTTTGACGCTTATCCGTACCCGATCCAGCGCGCCGATGCGATCCGCTACTTTGTGCTCCACCACTACGGCGGTATCTACATGGATCTCGACATTGGCTGTCTTCGCCGTTTCGACCCGCTGTTGCGATTCGAGGTCATCTTGCCCAAAACCCATCCCGTC CACCACCAGTACCTGACCAACTACCCCACCGTCATGTTCTCCACCGGTCCCATGTTTGTTTCGGCGTCGTATGGCTTGTACGTCGACGTTCACGGTCCGGCGTACCCTAGCACGCCCAAGCAACCCGAGGCGGGCTTCAAAGGCGTTCGCGTCCTGCCCAAGAGTCTGTACGGCAAAAACGTCAAGCCGGCCGATGCCCCCGACGCGTTCTTCTCGCACTTCTACGGCTCCAGCTGGCACGCCAACGATGCGGGCTTCCTCATCTTTTTGCGCAAGTACGGCAGATTGCTCATCTTGGTCGGTGTCGGCGTGGTGCTGTATGGACTCTTGCgcacgctgctgcccaCGTTGCTGTGGAGATTGGGAGGCTACAAGGGTAGCTTTGGACGcgcctcgagacgctcggCTCGCGAACCGGGGCGATGGATCAGTCTTGCGATCGGCACTTCACAATCGGTTTCGAGACGTCGGTCGAAACGTCGTTCGATATCTACGGCTGATCACGACGAGAGCGTGGCGCTGCACGCCATGGCGCACCACGAGACGGTGGCGAGCACTTCGGCGGCGAATCCGGGCCGACTGTCGATGCCTGCGCCGCGGCCGACGCGGCTGAGCCTGCCGCTCTTCCAACTGCAAGACTCGGAGCCGATGAATGATGCACCACCGCAGTCGGTGCTGGCATGGATGGGGCAGACGCTCTCGCGCCCGTCGTCGCGCAACGATAGCATGCGCGAGTTGCAGGCGAATGCGCGTACCGATAGtccgagcaagaagaagggcaTCCTCTACCTGCCTGCCTACTTTGTACGTGGCGACGATGCGTCGAGTTCCGGGAGCCAGCAATTGAGTCCGAGCAGCAGTGCGAGCTCGCAACAGCTACAGTCGAATGCGGTTGCGCCCAACTCGGCGGCGTCGCCAACGCACAGTCTGGGCCAGTGGGCATCGTCATTGTTACCCGCGAATTGGCGCGGTCCTAGTCCTGCGCCTAGTCACGCTTCTAGgcggtcgaggatgagtcaggatgtcgatgttgagAGCCTGGGGTCcaatgctgatgctgatgctgacgacgacgaccatGATAACTGGACCTCCCAGTGTGCGTCCGAACAGGACCCGTTAATCCATCCGTCTCTCTTCAGTCGCGCTTCGTTGGACGCTCGTTCCGAGGACCCCGCTTCTCACTATGCGCCTCCACCGTACGTGCATGCACAAGCGGCGTGCGTGTCCGCAGAAAAGCCGCGACCATAG
- a CDS encoding uncharacterized protein (related to YIA6 - Pvruvate transporter of the mitochondrial inner membrane), translated as MLHASAIAGACAGLVSSVVTCPLDVVKTRLQAQEGRRQPIADAQSVCTTTHRIHSADPPRYLGLRGTLRKIWRDDGVRGFYRGLGPTIFGYLPTWAIYFSVYDKCKSSLAQNELTASKDFLNHILSAMTAGAASTVCTSPLWVVKTRFMLQSAKDTGVKPYRHTGDAFVQIYKSEGLRGFYKGLLPSLFGVSHVAVQFPLYESFKAIARGSKRDADDAELEASTILLCSSTAKMIASVTTYPHEVLRTRLQMQPRIKSVGSAMAETKHVRMAASVPTRSQAVADDTALARAGSRYTGVLQACRTIAHQEGLRGFYKGMAVNLVRTVPSSALTILTYEVIMQHLTHPPPSEHV; from the coding sequence ATGCTGCATGCGTCAGCGATAGCGGGCGCATGTGCGGGCCTGGTGTCGTCGGTGGTCACTTGTCCGCTGGATGTTGTCAAGACGCGGCTGCAGGCGCAAGAGGGTCGACGACAACCCATCGCCGATGCACAGTCGGTATGCACAACAACACATCGAATACATAGCGCTGATCCACCACGGTATCTGGGACTGCGTGGCACACTGCGCAAGATCTGGCGCGACGACGGAGTTCGTGGCTTCTATCGCGGACTGGGCCCGACCATCTTCGGATACTTGCCCACCTGGGCGATCTACTTTAGCGTGTACGACAAGTGCAAGTCGTCGCTGGCGCAGAACGAGCTGACGGCGTCCAAGGATTTCCTGAACCACATCCTGTCGGCCATGACGGCCGGTGCAGCATCGACGGTGTGCACGTCTCCGTTGTGGGTGGTCAAGACACGCTTCATGCTTCAGTCGGCCAAGGACACGGGCGTCAAGCCGTACCGACACACGGGGGATGCATTTGTGCAGATCTACAAGAGCGAAGGATTGCGCGGCTTCTACAAGGGGTTGCTGCCGAGTCTGTTCGGTGTGAGTCACGTTGCGGTTCAGTTCCCGTTGTACGAGAGCTTCAAGGCGATTGCTAGGGGCAGTAAGCGTGATGCGGATGACGCAGAGTTGGAGGCGAGTACGATCCTGTTGTGCAGTAGCACAGCTAAGATGATAGCGAGTGTGACTACCTATCCGCACGAAGTGTTGCGGACGAGATtgcagatgcagccgcGCATCAAGTCGGTGGGTAGCGCGATGGCCGAGACCAAGCACGTGCGGATGGCGGCGTCGGTTCCGACGAGATCGCAGGCGGTAGCGGATGATACAGCGTTGGCACGTGCAGGGTCGAGGTATACAGGTGTCTTGCAGGCTTGTCGCACCATCGCGCACCAAGAGGGGCTTCGCGGCTTTTACAAAGGCATGGCTGTCAACCTGGTCAGAACGGTCCCCAGCTCGGCACTCACCATCTTGACGTACGAAGTGATCATGCAGCATCTTACGCATCCCCCCCCCTCCGAACACGTGTAA
- a CDS encoding putative sterol C-24 reductase — protein sequence MADSAGLRTRSAAAKAAAATPNGKSKAPTDAQKRAAVQDEEDFEEKKNYRPNHSYLHVDLNDDQILGGGKQQTIVKYSPGIVISEQGRETDRKLDEHSDWEFGGPWGVTAMMTLFPLLMYYLWICLWFYDGKLVLPNSLNDIWPFLQRMGAHVRDDAFPTKRAFAGYGGLMLFQFFLAVVMPGYMQEGLPVPSLGYKTLMYKCNALSSFYVTLITCAVLHTTGLYRLTTIIEHFGEYMTVSMIAGYAVSAATYYHAVFTNTTHRMSGNFAYDFFMGAALNPRIGSVDLKMWAEVRIPWVLLFLISVSGACKQYEVYGYVTPNMAFMVLATGLYINACGKGEECIPQTWDMFHEKWGFMVIFWNFAGVPFTYCYSIVYMAAHPPSYYKFSTPTYVFMFSLLLFAHYVFDSSMAQKSRFRMQLQGTFKYRWTFPQWPWSTLKDPRYLQTEHGNALLIDGWWQFLREPNYTADWTQAFLWGAIAGTRSIIPYYYSVFFLAVLTHRCGRDFERCSKKYGKDWDKYCTIVKYAFIPFVY from the coding sequence ATGGCCGATTCAGCTGGCCTTCGCACTAGGAGCGCCGCCGCAAAGGCGGCCGCTGCCACTCCGAATGGCAAGAGCAAAGCTCCCACCGACGCTCAAAagcgtgctgctgttcaggacgaagaggatttcgaggagaagaaaaaCTACAGGCCAAACCATTCCTATCTTCACGTCGATCTCAACGATGATCAGATCTTGGGCGGaggcaagcagcagaccATCGTCAAGTACTCTCCCGGTATTGTCATCTCGGAACAGGGTCGCGAGACCGACaggaagctcgacgaacaTTCGGACTGGGAGTTTGGCGGTCCCTGGGGTGTCACTGCCATGATGACGCTCTTCCCGCTGCTCATGTACTACCTCTGGATCTGTCTCTGGTTCTACGACGGCAAACTTGTGCTGCCTAACTCGCTCAATGACATTTGGCCTTTCCTCCAACGTATGGGTGCCCACGTCCGCGACGACGCCTTCCCTACTAAGCGCGCTTTCGCTGGCTACGGTGGCCTCATGCTCTTCCagttcttcttggccgtcGTCATGCCCGGCTACATGCAGGAAGGCTTGCCTGTCCCCTCGCTCGGTTATAAGACGCTCATGTACAAGTGTAATGCGCTCTCGTCGTTCTACGTCACCCTTATCACCTGTGCTGTGCTCCACACCACGGGTCTCTACCGTCTCACCACCATTATCGAGCACTTTGGTGAATACATGACCGTCTCCATGATTGCCGGCTACGCCGTCTCAGCCGCTACCTACTACCACGCCGTTttcaccaacaccacccACCGCATGTCGGGCAACTTTGCATACGATTTTTTCATGGGCGCTGCGCTCAACCCTCGAATCGGCTCGGTCGATCTCAAGATGTGGGCCGAGGTTCGCATTCCGTGGGTCTTGCTTTTCCTCATCAGCGTCAGTGGCGCGTGCAAGCAGTATGAGGTGTACGGCTACGTGACGCCCAACATGGCCTTCATGGTTCTCGCAACGGGTCTCTACATCAACGCCTGCGGTAAGGGCGAGGAGTGCATCCCGCAGACCTGGGACATGTTTCATGAGAAATGGGGCTTCATGGTCATCTTTTGGAACTTTGCCGGTGTTCCGTTCACCTACTGCTACAGCATCGTTTACATGGCTGCTCACCCGCCTTCGTACTACAAATTCAGCACGCCAACATACGTCTTTATGTTTtcgctcctcctcttcgcccaCTATGTCTTCGACTCGTCCATGGCTCAAAAGTCGCGCTTCCGCATGCAGCTGCAGGGCACGTTCAAGTACCGATGGACCTTCCCGCAATGGCCTTGGTCGACGCTCAAGGACCCTCGCTACCTGCAAACCGAGCACGGAAATGCGTTGCTCATCGATGGCTGGTGGCAGTTCCTCCGCGAACCTAACTACACGGCTGACTGGACTCAGGCTTTCCTATGGGGCGCCATTGCCGGTACGCGCTCCATTATTCCTTACTACTACTCGGTCTTCTTCCTTGCTGTACTCACACACAGGTGCGGAAGAGACTTTGAGAGGTGCAGTAAGAAGTACGGCAAGGACTGGGACAAGTACTGCACGATTGTCAAGTACGCTTTCATTCCTTTCGTGTACTAG
- a CDS encoding 60S ribosomal protein eL29, producing the protein MAKSKNSSQHNQVRKAHRNGIKKPKTNKYPSLRGVDPKFVRNQRYAKHGTEKALKAARAEA; encoded by the exons AT GGCCAAGTCAAAGAACTCGTCCCAGCACAACCAGGTGCGCAAGGCTCACCGTAACGGTATCAAGAAGCCCAAGACCAACAAGTACCCTTCGCTGCGTGGTGTCGACCCCAAGTTTGTTCGCAACCAGCGTTACGCCAAGCACGGTACCGAGAAGGCTCTCAAGGCTGCCCGTGCCGAGGCATAA